A genomic region of Mus musculus strain C57BL/6J chromosome 7, GRCm38.p6 C57BL/6J contains the following coding sequences:
- the Spty2d1 gene encoding protein SPT2 homolog: MDFREILLIASKGQGVNHVPKRYSLAVGPPKKDPKVKGVQSAAVQAFLRRKEEELRQKALEEKKRKEELVKKRIELKHDKKARAMAKRTKDNFHGYDGIPVEEKTKKKQLVESHLNQGTDQEYDVEEEDFIDYNQAELDQDYEEEQEPPKAESKPKAPLKSAPSPMNFTDLLRLAEKKQFEPVEIKVVKKAEDRPLTAEELREREFLERKHRKKKPEPDAKLPPPVLKKAPSHKDIMGTKPSRGAGDRQLASKGLPFPQAEKKFRPSTASEKQAALSSPKSLPGERTKVGSGSSTQPSLREGHNRPVFNGAGKPRPSTCSPSVPKTPASGTQKSASEHKAKKPLPSHPSHSKPGPTVLSHNKSKSPGVRQPGSNSGSAPGQPNPGTARPTLSSGPVPRRQNGSSSSGPEQSAGGIRKLASNSHLSGRTLNGTNGPGRPASSSSGPGRPISGSAGSGRPVGSSGGPGQPVNNPHDLRRPMNSLSSPGRAVSGPGRSISGSIPAGRTVNSGPGRPVSSLGPGRAVSNPGLPTKPRCTVVSETISSKNIISRSSNGQINGMKPLLSGYRSAQGPQRLPFPTGYKRPREYEEDDDDEYDSEMDDFIEDEGEPQEEISKHIREIFGYDRKKYKDESDYALRYMESSWKEQQKEEAKSLRLGMQEDLEEMRREEEELKRRKAKKLKRH, encoded by the exons ATGGACTTCAGGGAAATCCTCTTGATCGCTTCCAAAGGACAAGGTGTCAACCACGTACCG aaaaggtACAGTTTGGCGGTGGGGCCTCCAAAGAAAGACCCAAAAGTGAAAGGTGTCCAGTCGGCAGCTGTGCAAGCTTTCCTTAGGCGGAAAGAAGAGGAGCTTAGACAAAAAG ccttggaagagaaaaaaaggaaagaggaactaGTGAAAAAGCGAATTGAGCTCAAACATGACAAAAAAGCAagagccatggccaagaggacaAAGGACAATTTTCATGGTTACGATGGGATTCCTGTTgaggaaaagacaaagaagaagcaGCTGGTGGAGAGCCACCTGAACCAGGGAACTGACCAGGAGTATGATGTGGAGGAGGAAGACTTCATAGACTACAATCAGGCTGAGCTGGACCAGGACTATGAGGAGGAGCAAGAGCCACCCAAGGCTGAAAGCAAACCAAAGGCCCCCCTTAAAAGTGCCCCGTCACCCATGAACTTCACTGACTTACTGAGGCTAGCTGAGAAGAAGCAGTTTGAACCAGTGGAGATCAAGGTAGTGAAGAAAGCAGAAGACCGGCCCCTGACTGCAGAGGAACTGAGGGAGCGAGAGTTTCTTGAACGAAAGCATAGGAAAAAGAAACCTGAACCCGATGCCAAACTACCTCCACCCGTGTTGAAAAAGGCGCCCTCTCATAAAGACATCATGGGTACAAAGCCCAGCAGAGGTGCTGGGGACAGGCAGCTTGCTTCCAAAGGATTGCCCTTTCCTCAAGCTGAGAAGAAATTCAGACCCAGCACGGCCAGTGAGAAACAAGCAGCTTTGTCTTCACCCAAATCCCTGCCAGGCGAGAGGACCAAGGTAGGGTCTGGCAGTAGCACCCAGCCCTCACTTCGGGAGGGTCACAACAGGCCTGTCTTCAATGGGGCTGGAAAGCCCCGCCCCAGCACCTGTTCACCAAGTGTCCCAAAGACTCCTGCTAGcgggactcagaaatctgcttctgAGCACAAAGCCAAAAAACCTCTTCCTTCTCATCCGAGCCATTCCAAGCCTGGACCCACGGTTCTCTCACACAACAAATCTAAGAGTCCAGGTGTCAGACAACCAGGCAGCAACTCTGGCTCTGCTCCTGGGCAGCCTAACCCAGGGACAGCTCGACCCACACTTAGTTCTGGCCCTGTGCCCAGGCGCCAGAACGGCAGCTCCAGCTCAGGACCTGAGCAGTCAGCCGGTGGGATCAGAAAGCTGGCCAGCAATTCACATCTCTCCGGACGAACACTCAACGGCACAAATGGTCCTGGACGACCTGCAAGCAGCTCAAGTGGCCCTGGGCGACCCATCAGTGGATCTGCTGGTTCTGGGAGACCTGTGGGCAGTTCTGGAGGCCCCGGGCAGCCTGTAAACAATCCACATGACCTTCGACGACCAATGAACAGTCTTAGCTCTCCTGGGCGGGCAGTCAGTGGCCCTGGGAGATCCATAAGTGGTTCCATTCCAGCTGGACGAACTGTCAATTCAGGCCCTGGAAGACCAGTGAGCAGCCTAGGCCCTGGACGAGCAGTTAGTAACCCAGGCCTCCCCACAAAGCCCAGATGTACTGTTGTCTCAGAAACAATTTCTTCAAAGAATATTATTAGTCGGTCAAGTAATGGACAGATAAATGGAATGAAACCTCTCCTCTCTGGCTACAGATCTGCTCAAG GTCCTCAAAGGCTTCCCTTCCCTACTGGCTACAAAAGGCCTCGAGAgtatgaagaagatgatgatgatgaatatgACTCGGAAATGGATGATTTCATCGAAGATGAAGGAGAACCTCAGGAAGAAATATCCAAGCACATTCGAGAAATCTTTGGCTATGACCGAAAAAA ATATAAAGATGAAAGTGACTATGCCTTACGTTACATGGAGAGCAGTTGGAAGGAGCAGCAGAAGGAGGAAGCCAAGAG TTTAAGACTTGGTATGCAAGAGGACTTAGAGGAAATGAGGCGTGAAGAGGAGGAACTGAAACGTCGAAAAGCCAAGAAGCTGAAGCGACACTAG